The Cellulomonas wangleii genome includes a region encoding these proteins:
- a CDS encoding helix-turn-helix transcriptional regulator, translating to MPTDTSPTSRALLALAELHANPGVTAAGLAATLGVTERAARRYVAILREAGIPVISTRGPYGGYRVGRGVRLPPLVFGADEALALVMAVLDGHHDVRRGADPVGAALDTLLRALPPAVAAQAAVVRRSTAAAPDRAAVRPDPAVTAALVQACADRRPVRVGYRGERGREWGADVDAWAVVVRHGRWYLVCRRHDDAAVRTYRVDRVRTVEPLPGTAQPPPDVDPVALLEQHLAQGWEHDVDVLIEAAVEDVGRELPSGLGSLERVDATTTRLVGTTSSPRWYAQQLVGVPVPFRVVGGPELRACVADVGTRMSAAIDGR from the coding sequence ATGCCGACCGACACCAGCCCCACCTCGCGGGCACTGCTCGCGCTCGCGGAGCTGCACGCGAACCCGGGCGTCACGGCCGCCGGCCTCGCGGCGACGCTCGGGGTCACCGAGCGCGCCGCCCGCCGCTACGTGGCGATCCTGCGTGAGGCGGGCATCCCGGTGATCTCGACGCGCGGCCCGTACGGCGGCTACCGCGTCGGGCGCGGCGTGCGGCTGCCGCCCCTCGTCTTCGGCGCCGACGAGGCGCTCGCCCTGGTCATGGCCGTGCTGGACGGGCACCACGACGTGCGGCGCGGCGCCGACCCCGTCGGCGCCGCCCTCGACACGCTGCTGCGCGCCCTGCCCCCGGCGGTCGCCGCGCAGGCTGCGGTCGTCCGTCGGTCCACCGCCGCCGCTCCCGACCGTGCGGCCGTGCGCCCCGACCCGGCCGTCACCGCCGCGCTCGTGCAGGCGTGCGCCGACCGCCGTCCCGTCCGGGTGGGCTACCGCGGGGAGCGCGGGCGGGAGTGGGGAGCCGACGTCGACGCGTGGGCGGTCGTCGTCCGGCACGGGCGCTGGTACCTGGTGTGCCGCCGGCACGACGACGCCGCCGTGCGGACGTACCGGGTCGACCGCGTACGCACCGTCGAGCCCCTGCCCGGCACGGCGCAGCCGCCCCCCGACGTGGACCCGGTGGCCCTGCTGGAGCAGCACCTGGCGCAGGGCTGGGAGCACGACGTGGACGTGCTGATCGAGGCGGCGGTCGAGGACGTCGGGCGCGAGCTGCCCAGCGGTCTGGGCAGCCTCGAGCGTGTCGACGCCACGACCACCCGCCTGGTCGGGACCACGAGCAGCCCGCGCTGGTACGCGCAGCAGCTGGTGGGGGTCCCCGTGCCGTTCCGGGTGGTCGGAGGGCCGGAGCTGCGGGCGTGCGTGGCGGACGTCGGCACCCGGATGTCTGCGGCGATCGACGGTCGCTGA
- a CDS encoding ABC transporter permease: protein MFLALRELAFARTRFGLMGAVVGLISVLMVLLSGLSSGLVVDGVSGLMRSPVDAVAFEDGTKTDSAFTRSVVTSAERDAWAARDDVDGAELLGTAIVNAKNEDGTPVDLTLFGVEPGGFVEPETGDGRALAAEGEVVLSASAQDEGVALGDVLTIDRIGTELEVVGFTTDQRTFGHMDIGFLHLRTWQEIHSATVPGQQATAEAYDAASVVALRGVDGALPDLAAGDADAGTSARTIKDAFDSSPGYTAEIMTMQLIQGFLYAISALVVGAFFTLWTVQRTRELAVMRAMGASTRFLLGDGLAQAAILLVVSVGAGLAVGLGLGSLLVGTGMPFELESGPIATGALLLLGLGLLGAAVATVRIARVDPLTALGENR from the coding sequence GTGTTCCTCGCTCTGCGCGAGCTCGCGTTCGCGCGCACCCGATTCGGGCTGATGGGCGCCGTCGTCGGCCTCATCAGCGTCCTCATGGTCCTGCTGTCCGGCCTGTCGTCCGGCCTCGTGGTCGACGGCGTCTCCGGGCTCATGCGCAGCCCCGTGGACGCGGTCGCGTTCGAGGACGGCACCAAGACCGACTCCGCGTTCACCCGCAGCGTCGTGACGTCGGCCGAGCGCGACGCCTGGGCCGCGCGCGACGACGTCGACGGGGCCGAGCTGCTCGGCACCGCGATCGTCAACGCGAAGAACGAGGACGGCACGCCCGTCGACCTCACCCTCTTCGGCGTCGAGCCCGGCGGGTTCGTCGAGCCCGAGACGGGCGACGGGCGCGCTCTGGCCGCCGAGGGGGAGGTCGTGCTGTCGGCCTCCGCGCAGGACGAGGGCGTCGCGCTCGGTGACGTCCTGACCATCGACCGCATCGGCACGGAGCTCGAGGTCGTGGGCTTCACCACCGACCAGCGCACCTTCGGCCACATGGACATCGGCTTCCTGCACCTGCGCACCTGGCAGGAGATCCACTCGGCGACCGTGCCCGGCCAGCAGGCCACCGCGGAGGCGTACGACGCGGCGAGCGTCGTCGCGCTGCGCGGCGTCGACGGCGCCCTGCCCGACCTGGCCGCGGGGGACGCGGACGCGGGCACCTCGGCACGGACGATCAAGGACGCCTTCGACTCGTCGCCGGGCTACACCGCCGAGATCATGACCATGCAGCTCATCCAGGGCTTCCTGTACGCCATCTCGGCTCTCGTCGTCGGCGCGTTCTTCACGCTGTGGACCGTGCAGCGCACCCGCGAGCTCGCCGTCATGCGCGCCATGGGCGCCTCGACGCGCTTCCTGCTGGGCGACGGTCTGGCGCAGGCCGCGATCCTGCTCGTCGTGTCCGTCGGCGCCGGTCTGGCCGTCGGCCTCGGGCTCGGCTCGCTGCTCGTCGGTACCGGCATGCCGTTCGAGCTGGAGAGCGGGCCCATCGCGACCGGTGCGCTCCTGCTGCTCGGACTGGGTCTGCTCGGCGCCGCCGTCGCGACCGTCCGCATCGCCCGAGTCGACCCGCTGACCGCGCTGGGAGAGAACCGATGA
- a CDS encoding ABC transporter ATP-binding protein: MTTTTTRTGLALSDVVLTFGDGDTQVDALDHVDLTVTPGEIVAVVGPSGAGKSSLLAVAGGLTTPTSGSVVVGGADLASMSKAALARYRRDHVGFVFQSGNLVPALTAIDQLRLVEKITGRRAVKPPEQLLAAVGMADHAKRRPGKLSGGERQRVGIARALVASPSVLLVDEPTAALDRRRSHEIVELLARQTHEFGVATVMVTHDHDVLEHCDRVLEMVDGRLRAV, encoded by the coding sequence ATGACCACGACCACCACCCGCACGGGCCTCGCGCTGAGCGACGTCGTCCTGACCTTCGGCGACGGTGACACCCAGGTCGACGCCCTCGACCACGTGGACCTGACGGTCACCCCCGGGGAGATCGTGGCCGTCGTCGGCCCGTCCGGCGCCGGCAAGTCGAGCCTGCTGGCCGTCGCCGGCGGTCTGACGACGCCGACGTCCGGCTCGGTCGTCGTCGGCGGCGCCGACCTGGCGAGCATGTCGAAGGCCGCCCTGGCCCGGTACCGCCGTGACCACGTCGGGTTCGTCTTCCAGTCCGGCAACCTGGTGCCCGCGCTGACCGCGATCGACCAGCTCCGCCTGGTCGAGAAGATCACCGGTCGCCGCGCGGTGAAGCCGCCCGAGCAGCTGCTCGCCGCCGTCGGCATGGCCGACCACGCGAAGCGCCGGCCCGGGAAGCTGTCCGGCGGTGAGCGTCAGCGCGTCGGGATCGCCCGCGCGCTGGTGGCCTCCCCGTCGGTCCTGCTGGTCGACGAGCCGACGGCCGCGCTCGACCGGCGCCGCAGCCACGAGATCGTCGAGCTGCTCGCGCGTCAGACGCACGAGTTCGGGGTCGCTACGGTGATGGTCACGCACGACCACGACGTGCTGGAGCACTGCGACCGCGTGCTCGAGATGGTCGACGGACGCCTGCGCGCCGTCTGA
- a CDS encoding mycothiol transferase, which translates to MTPTTPPDVPALDTTIQEPGLDAGEVELLLFMLERSRATFAWKVGGLDADALHRSFPPSQMTLGGLVKHMALVEDDVCARRLGAGGYGNAWQATTPEDWPGYDWRSAADDSPAELYACWQDAVDRAREVWARVTADGGLDERAQIEWDDGSPNRRRLLVDLNAEYARHLGHADLFREAVDGLVGEDPPQA; encoded by the coding sequence ATGACCCCCACCACCCCGCCGGACGTCCCGGCTCTCGACACCACCATCCAGGAGCCCGGCCTCGACGCCGGCGAGGTCGAGCTCCTGCTCTTCATGCTGGAGCGCTCGCGCGCGACCTTCGCGTGGAAGGTCGGCGGGCTCGACGCCGACGCGCTGCACCGCTCGTTCCCGCCGTCCCAGATGACGCTCGGCGGCCTGGTCAAGCACATGGCCCTCGTCGAGGACGACGTGTGCGCCCGCCGGCTCGGCGCCGGCGGCTACGGCAATGCCTGGCAGGCGACGACCCCCGAGGACTGGCCGGGCTACGACTGGCGCTCGGCCGCCGACGACTCCCCCGCCGAGCTCTACGCCTGCTGGCAGGACGCGGTCGACCGCGCACGGGAGGTCTGGGCGCGCGTCACCGCCGACGGTGGGCTCGACGAACGCGCCCAGATCGAGTGGGACGACGGCAGCCCGAACCGCCGCCGGCTCCTCGTCGACCTGAACGCCGAGTACGCCCGCCACCTCGGGCACGCCGACCTGTTCCGCGAGGCGGTCGACGGGCTGGTCGGGGAGGACCCGCCGCAGGCCTGA
- a CDS encoding FAD-binding oxidoreductase — translation MDLPPRADARTDAAVAALGAALAGRVPAHVPGTPEHTALSATTNLTVPQRPALVAAPRSPQEVADVVRLAGEHGVPVAVQGTGHGASAPLDGALLVSTVELDHLAVLPARGTAHVGAGLRWSRVVEAAAPYGLMPVCGSAPSVGAVGYLTGGGHGPLARTLGVSSDRVRAFDVVTGDGVLRRATPTDDPDLFWGLRGGRGALGVVVAVDLALVDQPTLYGGSLWSADVEGTVQAWARWAPTVPPQASTSLGVMRLPALPGVPEPLAGRTTVTVRFGWTGDADEGAAVLAPLRRVAAPLVDTVGVIPCTAIGSIHADPDGALPVHDSHLLLEDLGPEAVERLLELVGPASSCVQNVVEVRHLGGAASRQPAVPDAMPSRAATWSVFTVGVATPATAAAVVDDAGRIAAGLAPWTRPGGLPNFTAGHGTAWAERVYPAVTRARLAEVSRRYDPDGVLLGGRAFRTR, via the coding sequence ATGGACCTGCCCCCGCGCGCCGACGCACGGACGGACGCGGCCGTCGCGGCGCTGGGCGCGGCCCTGGCCGGTCGGGTCCCCGCCCACGTGCCGGGCACGCCGGAGCACACCGCGCTCTCGGCGACCACCAACCTGACGGTCCCGCAGCGCCCGGCGCTGGTCGCTGCGCCCCGCAGCCCGCAGGAGGTCGCGGACGTCGTGCGCCTGGCGGGCGAGCACGGTGTCCCCGTCGCGGTGCAGGGCACGGGCCACGGCGCCTCGGCGCCGCTCGACGGCGCCCTGCTCGTGTCGACCGTCGAGCTGGACCACCTCGCCGTGCTGCCGGCGCGGGGCACGGCGCACGTGGGCGCCGGGCTGCGGTGGTCGCGGGTGGTGGAGGCCGCCGCGCCCTACGGCCTGATGCCGGTGTGCGGCTCGGCGCCGTCGGTCGGGGCCGTCGGGTACCTGACCGGGGGCGGTCACGGCCCGCTCGCCCGCACGCTCGGGGTGTCGTCCGACCGGGTGCGCGCGTTCGACGTCGTGACGGGTGACGGCGTGCTGCGCCGCGCGACGCCCACCGACGACCCCGACCTGTTCTGGGGGCTGCGGGGCGGGCGTGGGGCCCTGGGTGTCGTGGTCGCGGTCGATCTCGCCCTGGTGGACCAGCCCACGCTCTACGGCGGGTCCCTGTGGTCGGCCGACGTCGAGGGCACGGTGCAGGCGTGGGCGCGGTGGGCGCCCACCGTGCCCCCGCAGGCGAGCACGTCGCTCGGTGTCATGCGCCTGCCCGCGCTGCCGGGTGTGCCGGAGCCGCTCGCCGGCCGCACGACCGTCACGGTCCGCTTCGGGTGGACGGGCGACGCGGACGAGGGCGCGGCGGTCCTCGCGCCCCTGCGGCGGGTCGCCGCACCGCTCGTCGACACGGTGGGCGTCATCCCGTGCACCGCGATCGGGTCGATCCACGCCGACCCCGACGGTGCGCTGCCCGTGCACGACTCCCACCTGCTGCTGGAGGACCTGGGGCCGGAGGCGGTCGAGCGCCTGCTGGAGCTCGTGGGTCCCGCGTCGTCGTGCGTGCAGAACGTCGTGGAGGTGCGGCACCTGGGCGGGGCGGCGTCCCGGCAGCCCGCCGTCCCGGACGCGATGCCGTCGCGGGCGGCGACGTGGTCGGTCTTCACGGTCGGCGTCGCGACCCCCGCCACCGCGGCGGCCGTCGTCGACGACGCCGGGCGCATCGCCGCCGGGCTCGCCCCGTGGACGCGCCCGGGCGGGCTGCCGAACTTCACGGCCGGCCACGGCACCGCCTGGGCCGAGCGCGTGTACCCCGCGGTCACCCGTGCCCGGCTGGCCGAGGTGTCGCGCCGCTACGACCCGGACGGGGTGCTGCTGGGGGGTCGCGCGTTCCGCACCCGCTGA
- a CDS encoding VOC family protein, which yields MAHGDITHIDIPVNDVQAASRFYGALFGWDIHEIPGFEGYPMWSTPNKVSGGGLAPRGEGFTSPRSYVEVDSIDDALAQATQLGAEVLRSRTPIDETSWWASFRDPDGNEIGLFEGRTGDGD from the coding sequence ATGGCACACGGCGACATCACCCACATCGACATCCCCGTGAACGACGTGCAGGCGGCGTCGCGGTTCTACGGCGCGCTGTTCGGCTGGGACATCCACGAGATCCCCGGGTTCGAGGGCTACCCCATGTGGTCGACCCCGAACAAGGTGAGCGGCGGCGGCCTGGCACCGCGCGGCGAGGGCTTCACCTCGCCCCGCAGCTACGTCGAGGTCGACTCGATCGACGACGCCCTCGCCCAGGCGACGCAGCTGGGCGCCGAGGTGCTGCGGTCGCGCACGCCCATCGACGAGACGAGCTGGTGGGCGTCGTTCCGCGACCCCGACGGCAACGAGATCGGCCTGTTCGAGGGCCGGACGGGCGACGGCGACTGA
- a CDS encoding oxygenase MpaB family protein has product MTLVDPVRRWRARSGEALFLRVAGPHGHRSRERIHRRPGPRWFEPDAAIRDVHGDASMFVGGLRSLLLQSLHPAAMAGVASHSDFRQDPWGRLAGTSTFLATTVFGTADDAQAAVDAIRTIHDRVRGVTPDGIAYAASDPDLLRWVHVAEIESFLVAHTRYGARPLTPARADEYAAQAARIGRALGAVDVPETAAGLRDAIEGYRPVLRATPAALDAAQFLLREPPVPRTLRPGYTALGAAAVESLPDWARTALGLPDRGRVARAAARASGHVATRAIRWLLAGQPEG; this is encoded by the coding sequence GTGACGCTCGTCGACCCTGTCCGACGCTGGCGCGCCCGCTCCGGCGAGGCGCTGTTCCTGCGCGTCGCCGGGCCCCACGGGCACCGCAGCCGGGAGCGGATCCACCGCCGGCCCGGGCCGCGCTGGTTCGAGCCCGACGCCGCGATCCGCGACGTGCACGGGGACGCCTCGATGTTCGTCGGCGGGCTGCGCTCCCTGCTGCTGCAGTCGCTGCACCCCGCGGCGATGGCCGGGGTCGCCAGCCACTCCGACTTCCGCCAGGACCCGTGGGGGCGGCTGGCCGGGACCAGCACCTTCCTGGCGACCACCGTCTTCGGCACCGCGGACGACGCGCAGGCGGCGGTCGACGCGATCCGCACCATCCACGACCGGGTGCGCGGCGTGACGCCCGACGGCATCGCGTACGCGGCGTCCGACCCGGACCTGCTGCGCTGGGTCCACGTGGCGGAGATCGAGAGCTTCCTGGTCGCGCACACCCGGTACGGGGCGCGCCCGTTGACCCCGGCGCGCGCGGACGAGTACGCGGCGCAGGCGGCCCGGATCGGCCGCGCGCTGGGAGCCGTCGACGTGCCGGAGACGGCGGCCGGCCTGCGCGACGCCATCGAGGGCTACCGGCCGGTGCTCCGCGCGACCCCGGCAGCACTGGACGCCGCACAGTTCCTGCTGCGCGAGCCGCCGGTGCCCCGGACCCTGCGCCCGGGCTACACCGCGCTCGGCGCCGCGGCCGTCGAGTCCCTGCCGGACTGGGCGCGCACCGCGTTGGGGCTGCCGGACCGCGGCCGGGTCGCCCGTGCGGCGGCGCGGGCCTCCGGTCACGTGGCGACCCGGGCCATCAGGTGGCTGCTGGCGGGACAGCCGGAGGGCTGA
- a CDS encoding GyrI-like domain-containing protein: protein MSTTPTDRPTVRIAAVRATVPAAELVAFFDRTYTAVADTVRREGWTFSGPALAWYHGMPTDSVDVTGGFPVEGAPLGPVSDGVEVMELPGGAALEATHTGSYDRLPDAWDRLEQERAALGVDGRGDFWEEYVTEPSPGGDPDANVTRLVLPLRAEG, encoded by the coding sequence ATGAGCACGACCCCGACCGACAGGCCGACCGTCCGCATCGCCGCCGTGCGGGCCACGGTGCCCGCCGCAGAACTGGTCGCGTTCTTCGACCGCACCTACACGGCGGTGGCCGACACGGTGCGGCGCGAGGGCTGGACGTTCAGCGGCCCGGCGCTGGCCTGGTACCACGGCATGCCGACGGACAGCGTCGACGTGACCGGCGGCTTCCCGGTCGAGGGCGCGCCCCTGGGGCCCGTGTCCGACGGCGTCGAGGTCATGGAGCTGCCGGGCGGTGCAGCGCTGGAGGCGACGCACACCGGATCGTACGATCGGCTCCCCGACGCCTGGGACCGCCTCGAGCAGGAGCGGGCAGCCCTCGGCGTCGACGGGCGCGGCGACTTCTGGGAGGAGTACGTCACCGAGCCGTCCCCGGGTGGTGACCCCGACGCGAACGTCACGCGGCTGGTGCTGCCGCTGCGCGCGGAGGGGTGA
- a CDS encoding LysE/ArgO family amino acid transporter — protein sequence MWTSALAGLGFGLALIVAIGAQNAHVLRTGLRREHVGLVVAICAVSDLLLIAVGAAGVGTVVAASRPVTVVTTVLGAAVLLGYGALAARRAVRGDDALVVDGAPVVDGTPGVDGAVGRAAGTAAAVALTTLALTWLNPHVYLDTVVLLGSVAAGHGDARWWFAAGAGVGSVLWFTALGYGARLLRPVFARPAAWRVLDAVIAAVMVGIATGLVVDLLAP from the coding sequence ATGTGGACGTCCGCCCTCGCCGGGCTCGGGTTCGGGCTCGCGCTCATCGTCGCCATCGGCGCGCAGAACGCGCACGTGCTGCGCACCGGGCTGCGCCGCGAGCACGTGGGGCTGGTGGTGGCGATCTGCGCCGTCTCCGACCTGCTGCTCATCGCGGTCGGGGCGGCGGGCGTCGGCACCGTCGTCGCCGCCAGCCGTCCGGTCACCGTGGTGACCACCGTCCTCGGGGCGGCGGTGCTCCTCGGCTACGGGGCGCTGGCCGCGCGCCGGGCCGTGCGCGGCGACGACGCGCTGGTCGTGGACGGCGCGCCGGTCGTGGACGGCACTCCGGGCGTGGACGGCGCGGTCGGCCGCGCCGCCGGGACCGCGGCCGCCGTGGCGCTGACGACCCTGGCCCTGACCTGGCTGAACCCCCACGTGTACCTCGACACGGTGGTGCTGCTGGGCTCGGTGGCCGCCGGTCACGGCGACGCGCGCTGGTGGTTCGCCGCGGGCGCCGGCGTCGGCAGCGTGCTGTGGTTCACGGCGCTGGGGTACGGGGCGCGGCTGCTGCGCCCGGTGTTCGCCCGCCCGGCGGCGTGGCGGGTCCTGGACGCCGTGATCGCCGCGGTGATGGTCGGCATCGCGACGGGGCTGGTGGTGGACCTCCTGGCCCCCTGA
- a CDS encoding TetR/AcrR family transcriptional regulator translates to MPRITARTVPEHREAQRRAILDATRELLADAPDVEPTFAAVAAKAGLARSSIYHYFPSREDLFRAVVVEALPRWSEAIAQAMGAQDDPVARVVAYADANLRLVAEGEHAVISALAAFSPRAFSDPWVQEMHGQHVEPLVAALRGAGVAEPEVVAELVNAMVQRAGALIEGGADVDTVRAAVRAVLTR, encoded by the coding sequence GTGCCACGCATCACGGCGCGCACGGTGCCCGAGCACCGCGAGGCCCAGCGCCGCGCGATCCTCGACGCCACCCGCGAGCTGCTCGCGGACGCACCCGACGTCGAGCCCACCTTCGCGGCGGTCGCCGCGAAGGCGGGGCTCGCACGGTCGAGCATCTACCACTACTTCCCGTCCCGGGAGGACCTGTTCCGGGCGGTCGTCGTGGAGGCGCTGCCGCGCTGGAGCGAGGCCATCGCCCAGGCGATGGGTGCGCAGGACGACCCGGTCGCCCGGGTCGTCGCGTACGCCGACGCCAACCTCAGGCTCGTCGCGGAGGGTGAGCACGCCGTCATCAGCGCGCTCGCGGCGTTCAGCCCTCGTGCGTTCTCCGACCCCTGGGTGCAGGAGATGCACGGTCAGCACGTCGAGCCCCTGGTCGCGGCCCTGCGGGGCGCGGGGGTCGCCGAGCCCGAGGTCGTGGCGGAGCTCGTCAACGCCATGGTGCAGCGGGCCGGTGCGCTCATCGAGGGCGGTGCGGACGTGGACACCGTCCGGGCGGCGGTGCGCGCGGTGCTCACGCGCTGA
- a CDS encoding NADP-dependent oxidoreductase has product MRAITYDHFGGSDVLQLTDQPEPKVGSDSVLVRVRAASVNPVDWKIRAGYLDQIIDTEFPAIPGWDVAGVVERPGLDTPELAAGDDVYGYVRKDWLHGGTFAELVSAPVRTLARKPASLSFEEAAAVPLAGLTAYQTIERVGVRDGRTVLVHAAAGGVGQFAVQILRARGARVIGTASARNHEHLRGLGAEPVEYGDGLVERVRALAPQGVDVVLDYGSDDLVPTTRAVLADGGTVASIVDTAARDELGGHYVWVRPSTGDLDALTRLIDDGAVKVDVAQVFDLADAAAAHDLVAEGHVRGKVVVRV; this is encoded by the coding sequence ATGCGAGCCATCACCTACGACCACTTCGGCGGCAGCGACGTCCTGCAGCTCACCGACCAGCCGGAGCCCAAGGTCGGCTCCGACAGCGTCCTGGTGCGGGTACGTGCCGCGTCCGTGAACCCGGTGGACTGGAAGATCCGCGCCGGGTACCTCGACCAGATCATCGACACCGAGTTCCCCGCGATCCCGGGGTGGGACGTGGCGGGCGTCGTCGAGCGGCCGGGCCTGGACACCCCGGAGCTGGCGGCCGGCGACGACGTCTACGGGTACGTCCGCAAGGACTGGCTGCACGGTGGGACGTTCGCCGAGCTGGTCTCCGCGCCCGTGCGGACGCTGGCCCGCAAGCCCGCGTCGCTGAGCTTCGAGGAGGCCGCGGCGGTGCCGCTCGCGGGGCTCACGGCGTACCAGACCATCGAGCGCGTCGGGGTGCGCGACGGGCGGACGGTGCTCGTGCACGCCGCGGCCGGGGGCGTCGGGCAGTTCGCCGTGCAGATCCTGCGGGCCCGCGGGGCGCGCGTCATCGGGACCGCGTCGGCGCGCAACCACGAGCACCTGCGCGGCCTGGGTGCCGAGCCCGTCGAGTACGGCGACGGCCTGGTCGAGCGCGTGCGCGCGCTGGCACCGCAGGGCGTCGACGTCGTCCTGGACTACGGCTCGGACGACCTGGTGCCGACGACGCGCGCGGTCCTGGCCGACGGCGGCACGGTCGCGTCGATCGTCGACACCGCTGCGCGCGACGAGCTCGGCGGGCACTACGTGTGGGTGCGGCCCAGCACGGGGGACCTCGACGCGCTCACGCGGCTGATCGACGACGGCGCCGTGAAGGTCGACGTGGCGCAGGTCTTCGACCTCGCGGACGCGGCCGCGGCGCACGACCTCGTCGCCGAGGGGCACGTGCGGGGCAAGGTCGTCGTGCGCGTCTGA
- a CDS encoding ArgP/LysG family DNA-binding transcriptional regulator: MTDWDLGQLRALAAAADLGTFDAAARALHVTPSAVSQRIKALEQTAGAVLLRRERPVRPTAAGEPLVRLARQLDALTAEATRHLTQDATAPRVTLAVNGDSLTTWVLPALAPLADRVALRIERADQDRTADLLRDGTVMGAVTSQGAAVQGCTVEPLGVMRYRPVAAPAFAARWFGGPWDPGAADAVRPAALAAAPVVVFDADDRLQDRWLRRRRVDPARPPRHLVPASADFAVAVRLGFGWGMLPDQQADDDVRAGRLVRLADDVVDVPLLWQQWSLRTDALDAVAHALRAAAAATLLPPA, encoded by the coding sequence ATGACCGACTGGGACCTGGGCCAGCTGCGGGCGCTGGCCGCGGCCGCCGACCTCGGCACGTTCGACGCCGCCGCACGCGCCCTGCACGTCACGCCCTCCGCCGTGAGCCAGCGCATCAAGGCGCTCGAGCAGACGGCCGGCGCCGTCCTGCTGCGCCGCGAGCGGCCCGTGCGCCCGACCGCCGCGGGCGAGCCCCTCGTCCGGCTGGCCCGCCAGCTCGACGCCCTCACCGCCGAGGCCACCCGCCACCTCACGCAGGACGCGACCGCGCCCCGCGTCACGCTCGCGGTCAACGGCGACTCGCTGACGACCTGGGTGCTGCCGGCGCTCGCACCGCTCGCGGACCGGGTCGCGCTGCGCATCGAGCGCGCGGACCAGGACCGCACCGCCGACCTGCTGCGCGACGGCACGGTCATGGGCGCGGTGACGTCCCAGGGCGCCGCCGTGCAGGGGTGCACCGTCGAACCGCTGGGCGTCATGCGCTATCGCCCCGTCGCGGCACCCGCGTTCGCCGCGCGGTGGTTCGGCGGGCCGTGGGACCCGGGTGCGGCCGACGCGGTGCGACCCGCTGCGCTCGCCGCCGCGCCGGTCGTCGTGTTCGACGCCGACGACCGCCTGCAGGACCGCTGGCTGCGCCGCCGGCGGGTGGACCCGGCCCGTCCGCCGCGGCACCTCGTGCCCGCGTCGGCGGACTTCGCCGTCGCGGTGCGCCTCGGGTTCGGCTGGGGGATGCTGCCCGACCAGCAGGCCGACGACGACGTCCGCGCGGGGCGCCTGGTGCGGCTGGCCGACGACGTGGTCGACGTGCCGCTGCTCTGGCAGCAGTGGTCGCTGCGGACCGACGCGCTGGACGCCGTCGCGCACGCCCTGCGCGCGGCCGCGGCGGCCACGCTCCTGCCGCCGGCCTGA